The Salvelinus alpinus chromosome 29, SLU_Salpinus.1, whole genome shotgun sequence region TCCTGGTTGCTTATGGAGGAATACAGCTCATttagtgtggtcttagtgccagcatcagtctgtggtggtatgtagacagctacgaaaaatacagatgaaaactctctaggtagatagtgtggtctacagcttatcatgagatacacaaactcaggcgagcaaaaccttgagaattccttagatatcgtgcaccagctgttgtttacaaatatacatagaccaccaccccttgtcttaccagaggctgctgttctatcctgccgatgcaGTGTGTAaaccgccagctgtatgttaatcatgtcgtcgttcagccacgactcggtgaaacacaagatattacagtttttaatgtcccgttagtAGGATGTacatgcttttatttattttatttattttccagcAATTGAGCGTTGGCCAGTAGTATGGATGgaaagggcagattagccacaaGTCGGCagatcctcacaaggcatcccAATCTCTTTCCGCGATATCTtttccgtctctttctcctgcgaaagactgggatgagggcctgtttgggtgtctggagtaaatccctctcgtccgactcTCGTACTGTTGACAAGAAGGCTAacgtgtaatggaatgttttgccttgtgtggtaggttttgtggggtTTGACACTTTTATGTAGGTGTTATAACCAtccataaaataatgcaatatatgtcacaaaaGGTTATGACAAGGTATTTCAGCTGtaatgacatattatgacatgtttATGACCGTGTCGTAAtgtgttatgacgctgggtgtcaagtaaagtgttaacaAATGAATCTATAAAACTCTAATTGAAGAGGAAAATAATGTAGCCATTGTTTGTTGTCATTGGACAATGAAAACAAATCAATATAGATGAGAAAATTTGAAGGGGGCAAGCAGACATGTATATTGTTATAATCTTTGATGAGCCTTTATGAATAAGGCTAATTATGTATCTTTATGTTATCAACTTATCTTTTTGACTAGAGAACATATGTAGACACTAGTATGATGCTAGAGATAATGAATATAAGGTTAAAAAGTGGTGAAGTGCACCTTTTCTTATACCTATGTAGTAACAGTGTAATTACTACAGTGTTGTTGCATAGTAACTTAGTGATTGCTTTGTAATTGCATACCCATGGTTGAGCAGTTTTTGTAATTAAATACGTTTAATGAGTCCCTGATTATTGTGTGCAAAACTGCTTAATTTCATTTCTGTACAATTCAAATGAAATTACTGAAatacaatgtaacatcaataagatgttgttactagtgtaataacagagTTACACAGGTATAAGATACATTTAATGTAAAGTGAGTAATACAGGCTTACAACGTATTCATAACATGTGATCTCATAGGGTTGCTCACTTTAGGACCTACAGTATCTTCTCTCTAATCATAATATAGGGCAGGCTACTGAGAGTGTGGCGGCAGCCGGAGGGTTGCTGTCATTAATATCCCATATGCTACATactgccattgtgcccttgagtaaggcacCTAACCCCCCAAAACTCCTTCAGGGGGgctgctctatctctctctctctttctcactctttgcgtgtgtgtgagatagTTGTGGTGTGTTGGTTTCGTACTATGAGAGCAGAAAATAAAGAATTGCCATGCAATTTGTAAACATATATTCTATTCTGATGGATTCCCTCTACCCTTATCCCTACATACACATCACTATTAAAAACTCTTGCTACTGAAGGTGTGGATGCATTTGATATGCCTAAAACAATAGACACCCTGCCTTGCCTCTGCTTGGTTTACAGCCACAAAACAGCCAGCTGCATTTCCCCCCTCCATCCAATCAGCACAGCCCAAACAAGAGTCATGTTTCCTTGTTCCTCTGTCCTTATATGGCAGAAAGTAGGCTGGGCTTCTCAGACTGGGGGACTCTTGGAAAATGGTCGCTTGGAAATACTGACAGCTTGTATAAAGAGAAGGATAACAACAGCTTGACCTCAGGTAAACAGAAGATATTTAGCCTTAAGGGCTTTGTGTTATCTTTTGGGGTTTTATCTGAAAAAGAACACTTTATATTTAAGTCAAAAGGGAAATCAGTGGTTCATGATACATGTTTGTGGTTGGAGAAACAGGAAATGAGTGTAGTTAGATAAAAAATTAATGTGATTTACTCAAATGGATCTCTGAATTGATGTACAGTACATTGGCATGTGCCTTTATCATTTAGTTTTTCTTTAGAAAAACTTGCCGGTGTTATAGGAGGTCAATGATTGTATTTAAAGTATCCAGGCGACACACCTACTGGTCTTCCAGATTTTTTTCCTTGGGCATGATGAGTAAGAGCTAAGCTATGAACTAGGGTTGTATACGTTTTGCAGAGCCACACATCAGTTAGTGTATAGACACAGGACAACATACACTCCCTTTCATAGGTGACCCAAATTGATCTTGTCCTGTGTGAGGTTTGAATTTAGAAGCCCTGTATCTGAATGAAATACTGTACTTGATTCCAACTGATTGCTAACAGCCATAAATATGAAAAGAAAAGATTGATAATGAAAGATATGTTCTCTTAGAAAGACATTGTCTCCAATTCTCTCTCAAATAAGATATAACAGTTAATTTTGGCTTCTAAACTGAAGTAATTATTGTTACCCTGGCCTAGTTACTTGTTACTTACTACACAACTAGAGGCGTTACTCAGGAGTATTAAAACTGTAGCTTGATACATAAAGCTAAAAGACACAAAGTGACATAATGCATGTGTGGAATGCAACTTGAGAACTAAGATGCCCATTTTTTTTCAGCAGCATTAAAAGTAATAAGATTCTTCTGAAACATTGGTCGATCTCCCCCATCTACAGGAAAAACTGAAATAGAAACTGTTCAGTTCATTGACTACCCTCACACAACAGCCTGACACTGtcgggtttctctctctgtttgctttctctttctcttcatcaTTATATTTTTCGCTCTCTCTGTCAGAGTCACAGACGCTAACAGCGATGGCTGAGGCAGCGATGGCTGAGGCCGGGCAAATCAGAAAGACAGCGGTCAAGGTGTTGGGTTGTGTGGAGAAGGTCTCCTCCTTCGCCTCGTCCATCGACCCCCTCTTCGGCATCGTCTCCTCCCTGGTGGGGGTGGTGCGCACAGGCCTGGTGGGCGAGGAGGCGCATGCCCTGGACAAGGACTTCCAGGTGGTACACGGCAAGTTGCAGAGCATCTCGGCGAAAAACCATCAGTGCCTGCGGCAGATCCGTGTAGACGAGGTCAATGAGACGTTCGGCAAGTATGAAGAGTACATCAAGCACCAGTATGCCGCCTTCAGCTCCATGGTGACGATGGTGAGGAAGGACCCAGAGGGAGCGCGGCGCCACATGGCCAACTTCGAGCGGGCCTACGAGAGGGACAAGAGTGACCTGAGCCTGGATGTGTACTACCGAGGCGTCATGGGCATCGGGTCGGTGTTTGGAAGGTCCCTGCTGAAGGTGTACCTGGAGCACTGCGATGGAGACCGCAGGGTTATGGAGCACCGGTGCTCTCACCTGGGCCACCTGTTCCACATCGGCCTGATCGCTCTCATGGCCTACACAGCGGTGACGGAGGACGACGAGGAAGAGGTGCGGGAGAAGTGGGCCAAGCGCGTGGAGGACATCCAAGCCAAGATGCAGGAGGTTTTGAGCCAGtgcaaagaggaggaggacaggagtccGCCCTAAAGCTTGGGAAAGGGGAGAGGTGGGGGCCCTGTCCAGAAATAACCCCTACTCCCAGTCCTGAAGTGCTACTGGGTGTGCAGTATGTCCTGGGTGTTCCTGCCCTGCTCTAATACATCTGATTCTACTAATCACATGCTCATCTTGAGCCTAATTAGCTAAACCAGATATGTTAGAGCAGGGATGGAATAAAAGCCTGCAGACCCAGTTGTTATCCAGGAGGAGGGATGGCCACCCCTGCTCTAACCCCCTTGTTAGAACTGAATTTTAGCCAAATATTTTGCTTAGACCTGTCCAATTTATTCCGATCAACACAAGTGCCAAGGGGTAGGGGCTAAGGGTTGATTGTCGACAGGGCCAGCGTTTGAAGGAAGCTTCGGTGGGTTAGAAGTAGAGTTTTGTGGTTAAAACTGTAGAGAAGTGGTTCCCACTTTCTCAGCAACCAGACTCATTCAAGTGGACCAAGTAAAACAAGGAAATCATATATTATGTGTATTATGAATAGATGGAAAACCAAATTCACAGTAAAAgcaatcaaaatatgttttctttGTTTGTGCACATAAACTGCATGTTTATTTTGGTTAACTGAACTCTGTTGTTGTGGTAATTGTTCCTAGTTTGAATTTGTGTTCATACCGCTGCCTTatattaggctacctgccaataCTTGCTCTGGCTGTCTGGTAATCTCTTATACTCTGTCTTCAATAAAGAAGTCTAAATTATGACCAATATTACAGTATGTACAAGATATATGACTGAAAAACTAGtaccatttctctctctcacacacagaattATAGAGCACTGCCCCTATTAGTTATCTTGACCTGACCTGAAACATTTTGGAAAGACCTACATATTATGGATAGACTTAAACATGTTATATTGGTCTTACAGTAGAGAATTgccatatgtaacggatgtgaaatggctagctagttagcgggtacgcgctagtagcatttcaatcagttacgtcacttgctctgaaaccaatatgtagtgttgccccttgctctgcaagggccgcggcttttgtggagcgatgggtaacgaccgtgcttcgtgggcaaccgttgttgatgtgtgcagagggtccctggttcgcgcccgtgtcggggcgaggggacggtttaaagttatactgttacattgatgctgttgacccggatcactggttgctgcggaaaaggaggaggttgaaaggggggtgagtgtaacggatgtgaaatggctagctagttagcgggtacgcgctagtagcatttcaatcagttacgtcacttgctctgaaaccaatatgtagtgttgccccttgctctgcaagggccgcggcttttgtggagcgatgggtaacgacgcttcgtgggtgtcagttgtcgatgtgtgcagagggtccctggttcgcgcccgggtcggggcgaggggacgtactaaagttatactgttacattggtgccgtggcctttgtggagcgatgggtaacgatgcttcgtgggcgaccgttgttgatgtgtgcagagggtccctggttcgcgcccgtgtcggggcgaggggacgacgtaaagttatactgttacacatacatGGGGAAAGTTTGCTATGTTGCCTATGACACCATACATCAGGGGTTCCCAACCTAGGGTCCTTCCTTGATTTGAGAGATACAGTTTGCTATTGTTAATACCGATCAAAAACGGAGGTAAGCTACGACCTTCTAAAGTCGATGAGTAAAATAAATCGGACGTTGCTTGGGAAGTAATTGCATACacaagctaggtttccatccaattggcgacagcttttcatgcgaatattctagaatccgcataaagaaaatatgcgcattttcccaccagtggggTTTCCATCAAATGGAGTTGTTGCAAATAAATAAATGCGTGATGACGTAATACACACAAAATTGACTTATTCGCTTAAATGTTCACGTACCGAATAAAAATCAaacgttcaatgtgtttccatcgcattttcaactctaatgATAGTTTTGAGACAAAAACGTCTTCATTAAATAGTAAATGTGCCTACTCCGGTCTTGGCacctgcgctctagccaacagctcgcagatacagtgcggatAGACTTTGCGATTTGTCTAGTTTACATGATGATATTATTATGGATAAAAGCGAgaattatttgtatttgtcaaacggcagctaaacatcgatcatcatgtcaacaGAGTAAGACCCTCGGTAGGCCTATTTATTGGAaagcagcatcaagctcatcaccgtgcactttcaccatcctgtgaagttcatcataatttatttcatctgtagcctaataaacggcATCGTTTCCCGAGTCGTGGTGGCAGAACTACACACCATATAATAGCGTGACTaaatttacttcgatatgatggttatcatgtcaatatttgcgcataaaggcgttTCCCCCGCATAATACATcttactgacacaaaaagatcGAACGAACAAATATCtatctacatttttttttacattacaccgacacttcctgtttccatcacataGTTGTCGTGACTTTAAAAGAAATACAATATAATTTTACTCggataaaaactgtggatggaaacgtggttagtgtgTGACTATCAATTCAGCGAATCACTTCGGGTAAAATAGAATATGTATAATTAAATTGAGGGTTCCTATAAATGATCATAGTAAATCATATGTAATTCACATTAAGGCCACAAGATGTCACAATTATTTCCCCAACATTTTCCCTGGCAGCAACTGCTCTTACTCAACAAAAAATGTCCTCTGTGTCATATCACAACTTTTGTAGATATTTCAACAAAACGATTTTGTGGTATTCAtttaactattattattattatatattttaaaaatgtataattAGGAAAGTCTTAAAATAAATAATCCGCTTGTTTCGAGAGAAAAAAATGTAGATAATTTTTTGTAAAGAAGTAATATGTTGGATGagtgtgttgggggaaaaacccCCTGGTGGCTAGTTGCCGCTTTATGGTTATGAATGTGTCATTTAGACAATGTCTAGCCCAGTTAGCGCTAGTttatgctaacttgctagctagcaacttcacTACcagtacatttttacatttacatttaagtcatttagcagacgctcttatccagagcgacttacaaattggaaagttcatacatattcatcctggtccccccgtggggaatgaacccacaaccctggcgttgcaagcgccatgctctaccaactgagccacacgggaccacaaatGCTAGCAAACTAGTTAGTTAGCATAAGCGGCTAGGAGTGCTAGCTAGCAAGCTTACTACCAGACCCTCTgaggtaaaatacatttaaaaaagaacATAACTTAATTGCAGTTGTAAATGTTTCCACTAGTGACTGATAGGTTTACAGTttatgttatatatttttttagctattttacacagcattttatgtcatatagctagatagctaacgttagctagctaaatcttTGAGAGAGCTTTTCAATTGGCATCTCTCCCCCTGTTTTCAGTCACAGGTGGGGACTGGATTAGGTGTGAGCAGTGCAGGAGGTGGGCTCATGAGTTGTACTCCACATCTACTGGGGATAGCTTTGTTTTTGACCTATGTACAAATTAGCAATAGCAGAGCATAAGAGAGTTGccacatgtttttttatttttaatgtatTTCCTTTTTccgttatttaaccaggtaggccagttgagaacaagttctcatttacaactgcgacctggccaagataaacaaAGCAgtatgacacaaacaacacagagttacacatgggataaacaaatgtacagtcaataacacaatagaaaaatctatatacagtgtgtgaaaatgtagtacgattagggaggtaaggcaataaataggccatagtggcaaaataattacaatttagcattaacacgagTGATagttgtgcagaagatgaatatgcaagtagagatactggggtgcgaaGGAGAAAGaaaatatgggaatgaggtagttgggtgggctatttacagatgggctgtgtacaggtgcaatgatcggtaagctgctctgacagctggtgctcaaAGTTAGTgggggagatataagactccagcttcagtgatttttgcaattcgttccagtcattggcagcagagaactggaaggaaaggcggccaaagagggagtcggctttggggatgaccagtgaaatatacctgctggagcgcgtgctacgggtgggtgctgctatggtgaccagtgagctgacataaggcggggctttacctagcaaaaacttatagatgacctggagccagtgggtttggcaacgaatatgaagcgagggccagccaacaagagcatacaggtcgcagtggtggatagtatatggggctttggtaacaaaacggatggcactgtgatagactacatccaatttgctgagtagagtgttggaggctattttgtaaatgacatcgccgaagtcaagaatcggtaggatagtcagttttatgagggtatgttcggcaacatgagtgaaggatgctttgttgcgaaataggaaggcgattctagatttaattttggattggagatgcttaatgtgagtctggaaggagagtttacagtctaaccagacacctaggtatttgtagttgtcaacatattttaagtcagaatgtccagagtagtgatgctagacgggcgggcgggtgcgggcagcgatcggttgaagagtatgcatttagttttacttgcatttaagagcagttggaggccacggaaggaatgTTACACTGAATTAGTTAAGTTATGAGTTGTTGTTATTAAATGTAATATTCCAATGTTATTTAATGGTATTAGTTATTCCATTCCAATATTATATTATAATGAATATTCTTTTTAATGAATAATAAACAACTATTGAAAACCTTTTGCtgtaacggctgatttcctcctcttcgtctgaagaggaggtgtagggatcggaccaaaacgcagcgtgttgtgaagacattattaatttatttagacaagacgaacacgtaacacacttgagaaattacaaaacaaaaaacgatgttgaccgacctgaacatatgaacttacataaacacgaagaacacacgaacaggtacagactagaacaaccgatacagtcccgtgtggtacaaacactgacacggaagacaatcacccaccaacaaacggtgtgaacagcctaccttaatatggttctcaatcagaggaaacgtaaaacacctgcccctaattgagaaccatatcaggctaattaacaatgaacccaacatagaaacatataacatagaatgcccacccagctcacgtcctgaccaactaaacacatactaaACAAAGGAACGTGACATATGCACCTGAATGGCATTGTTCAAATAATATTTAGGGCAATTGTACATAATGGATTGTATGGAAAACTAACAACAAAGAAAATGTATGTGCAGGTGAGTTAAAAAGAGGGACTTTACATCAAATCTCCTCATAGTGCGGATATTAATGGTGACATGTGCAAAATCATTTCCCTCGGGGGCCTGTTACCCCGGTACTTTTAAAAATGCCCCTTTTCTAATAACATTTCATGAATACCTAAAAAAGTGTAAATTGTAGCCATTTATTTCCCTTTATAGTTTATTTGCCTAAGCAGTTGTGTAAAGTacgtaagtaaaaatactttagagtacaacttaagtagttttttgggggtatctgtactttactttactatttatatttttgactccTTTGACTTTTACTTCaacacattcctaaagaaaattatgtactttttactccatacattttccctgacacccaaaagaactcgttacattttgaatgcttagcaggacagaaaatggtccaattcgcacacttattaagagaacatccctggtcatccctactgcctctgatctggcgcactcactaaacacaaaatgctttgtttttaaagCCCTGGCTAGGACACACCCCAAGAGGAAAATTGTGCGGTATAAGGAATTTTCATatataatataaggaattttcaattatttgtacttttacttacgatacttaagtatattttagcaactacatttacttttgatacctaagtatatttaaaaccaaatacttttactcaagtagtattttactgggtgactttcacttttacttgagtcattttctattaaggtatctttacttttactcaagtatgagaattgagtactttttcaaccactgcGCCTAAGCATGATCTTCATCCACATACCGATTTCGTTGCTTTTTTGGGTCAGCAATTAGACATTGTTTTTAGGGGGGGCTAGTTAACCCCTACTAACCAAACATTTGGggaaatattattattatcataatcATTAAATAGCTTACCTAAAATATATCATGAGTCTTGTTAAACTaggtagaattgcaagaaatcaGCTTAAAAACAACATTTAACTAGATCCTCAAATTAAACAAAATCAAGCTGTTGTTCCATTCAAATGTGAAAAGGGGGGCCCTGGGGGGAAATGGTTGGGAACCTCTGCCATACGTAACCTGAAACTGGCAAAAGTGTACCTTAACTATTTAACATACAAATATTAGGAaacatggacaaaaaaatgtacaCTAGAATTGCCTGAATGCAATAAAAATTAATTCAGAAAAAAATTACGAGTCAATGGCGTTACATCATACCAAAGAAAATTACTTTCACATCCGATTTGATTTCTGTCGCCTACATTTTCACAAGAAAATATGCGCACTAAGTCCACCCGACCAGCAGAGTTCCCTGTTGTCAAAACGAGTCAGTCCAGGCATAATGTGACTCTTGTCTATTTCGCTTCTGTGGTAGGCAACCGATGTTATGCTTTTAGGAAACACAAATATCTACTTAGAAGTTTGCCTAGATTATTGATCCTGCATGTCTATGACTTACTCCATCCGGGAAAATAAAGACACCGACACAATATACTTTTTAAAGTTTGTGAGAGATCATAACATCAGGTATGTTTGAAAGCGTTTCTCAAAATGTAGTTATCTGACGCATAGTTTCAGGTCTACTTCTAAGGACACAATGTAGCTTTACTGAAAATTCGTGCTGCATATTACTTTTCATGTTGTATTTTATACTGTATGTGATGATATCAATAGTCTTCTACTGAGGAAGGCAACAGTGTGCTTGGTTTCCGGGGCGTGACTTTTGTTGGGACAGAATAACTTCTTTTAGACTTTTAAACGTAATCAAATTTGCCTTTTGAAAAGATTTTCAACCTAATAGTGTTACTATCATTATGCTATTTTATTTGCATGCGTTAAAGTAACAACCTAGGCGAATGTTGACATTATTAAGTCATTTATTACAAGTTAACAATTTAGAAGTCTTATCTTTTCAAGATTGATCAGTGATGAGAACGATATAGCATACTACttttaaataattaaaatacaCCCTACAATAGAATATAGATTATTAATAGAATAATCACGTTTTGCTGGCTCCCAATTAGATTctgattatattttattatttataacATTTCAGACATGGTGCTGCTCATCTTCCTCATAAATCGGTCCTtatgtaggatacctgataaAAATTGAAGGCAAGTCGACGCCATGGGCAACCAAGACAACTTGGAAGATGTGTTTGTAGCTGTCGTTCGTCCAAAGAACCATGTTAGTTTGAGCTCTAAGGAATATCGGGCTAAAGCCTATGAGGTAAGACTACATACAGTACCTTTCATAAGATACAGTAGTGATTAGCGACCATTCAACACCTAGCATCTGAAGGTTAGGATCTCTTTACATAACAGCAAGGGGTTGGACTGAGAGTCGTAGGGTGCTGTGTTTGAGTCCCGGTCTGGGCTACTCCCTGGATTTGTTatgttggtgtcagaagtgggatacaCATTATTTTGTATACATGCTTAAGTATCCCTGCGAGTAGCAGACTATGGTTACAGCAAAGTGGCAACGCCTTTATTAATACATTTAGTGTAAGGAGGCTCAGTTCTGGAAAGCTCCCTGGAAATGCAGTTCTAGTTTTTGCCATATTACCATATCATCCACCCCAAGTCTTCTGCAATATAATTTTACTTTAACCCAAATATTGTTAATGGCAAATCGCTATTATTTAGCTTATGGTTTGATTTCATAAATGTTATTCTAGTTAAGTTTATCTCCACCAGTGacatcatgtgtaactctgttattACCCCTCCTTTAGATCCTGTTGATAGAAGTTCCTTTGGAAGGAAAAGAGAAGAAACGGAAGAAGGTCTTACTGGCGACCAAAATCCAAGCCAATGGGGACACAGCCAGATCCATTTTGGATTATGTAGAAGAAATGACTAAACCCATATCTAACAACAAGGGTTTTATTGGTAAATAAATATATCTTAGTTGCTTTTCTGTAATTATGGTGGCTTTCCAGTTTTGGATGTGAATCATTTGTTAATATAAATGTTCTATGAAGAGTAGAAAGACATTTCAAATAACAAATTGTGTCAAAGCACTAATCCCTCTTATGCTGTTGCTCATCACAGGAAAGCGTGTGGTGCACATGAAGAAATTCCATCTTGATGGTGACAATGAAGGAAAAGAGGTCTCCCTCTTTTTTGTGCCAATTAATGTCAAAGGTAGAACTTGACACCAACTTGTCAGCACATAAATAATTTGGTTTACAATAACTTATAAATGTGTTATAAATGATTAGAAATGTTATAAatgggggcctcccgagtggcgcagcgttctaaggcactacTTGGCTCATCATGCTCTAGTgtctccttgtggcaggccgggggcctgcaggctgacttcagtcgtcagtggaacggtgtttcctccgacacattggttcgGCTGGCTTTCGGGTTAAGCAGGCGGATGTTAAGGAGTGCaatttggcgggtcatgtttcggaggacgcatgactcaacctttgcctctctcccaagcccattggggagttgcagtgatgagacaagatcttaattggatcgcaattggatatcatgaaattggggtgAAAAAGAGGGTAAAATCCCTTAATAAAAATAAGTGAAAAAGgaggtagataataaacaatgcTAATACTGAGCTATAGTatagtgcctttagaaagtattcaaacccttaatttattcaacattttgttgtgttacagcttgaattcaaaatggagtaaatatagatttttttcacacacaatactccatccataatgacagtgaaaatatgtttttagatttttagcaaatttattgaaaatgaaatacagaaatctctcttttacgtaagtattcacacctttagtcaatactttgtagaagcacctttggcagggtttacagctgtgagtctttctgggtatgtcACTAAGCGCTTTCCACAccaggattgtgcaacatttgcccattattcttttcaaaattcttcaagctttgttgaattagttgttgatcattgctagacaaccattttcaggtcttgccatagatttaagttcaacctgtaactcggccactcaggaacattcactgtattCTTgttaagcaacttcagtgtatatttggctttgtgttttaagttattgtcctgctgaaaggtaaattcatctcccagtgtctggtgaaaagcagactgaaccaggttttcctctaggattttgcgtgttcttagctccattctgtttctttttttatcctgaaactcCCCAGCCCTTAATGGTTACAAGCATAccgcatacccataacatgatgcagccaccactatgcttgaaaatatggagagtggtactttgtaatgtgttgtattggatttgccccaaacataacgctttgtatatgctgttcattgactacatctcagcgttcaacaccatagtgcccacgaagcgtatcactaagctatggaccctgggactaaacacctccctctgcaactggatcctggacttcctgactggccgcccccaggtgg contains the following coding sequences:
- the LOC139558573 gene encoding protein rapunzel-like; the protein is MAEAAMAEAGQIRKTAVKVLGCVEKVSSFASSIDPLFGIVSSLVGVVRTGLVGEEAHALDKDFQVVHGKLQSISAKNHQCLRQIRVDEVNETFGKYEEYIKHQYAAFSSMVTMVRKDPEGARRHMANFERAYERDKSDLSLDVYYRGVMGIGSVFGRSLLKVYLEHCDGDRRVMEHRCSHLGHLFHIGLIALMAYTAVTEDDEEEVREKWAKRVEDIQAKMQEVLSQCKEEEDRSPP